ACAAATATACAAAGAGGAGGTAAGAAGTTGGTGAGAAGCAAGAGTTTTTGTTCTGATTACTTTAGAGCGAGTAAAAAGGCAATAAGTATTCTGCTAATTTTGAGTCTTTTCTTACTAATTGTATTGAACACATTTTCTGGGCAAGCAAAACAAGAAAAGCCTTCTCAAAAGCTTGTAATCACAGACCTTCTTGGCAGAAAAGTAGAGATTGAAGACAAGAAAAACAAAAGAATTGTTGCGATAGGACCTGGGGCACTCAGGCTTGTTTTGTATGTCGATGGAACAAAAAATATAGTTGGAGTTGAAAATGCAGAGAAGGCATGGGAAGAAGGCTCAAGAACATATATCATGGCATATCCACAGCTCAAAAAACTTCCAACAATTGGACAAGGAGGTGCTGATTCATCCCCTGATCCTGAAAAGTTAATATCTGTAAAGCCTGATGTAATCTTTGCTGCAAGCTTTTTAGACAAGGCAAAGGCAGACGCTCTTCAGGCAAAAACAAAGATACCTGTTGTTGTGCTTGACTATGGTACAAAACTACTTTTTGATGAGAATGTCTATAAATCACTAAGACTTATTGGTAAAATTGTAGGGAAACAGCAGCGTGCAGAAGACCTCATAAACTATATGCAAAGGTGCAAGGCATTTTTCAATGAAAGAACCAGAAATATCCCGGCTTCTAAAAAGCCAAGGATGTATGTTGGGGCTATCAGTTTCAAAGGCGGGCACGGATTTGAAAGCACAATGGGCAAATATTTTCCATTTTTGGTCATAAATGCAGTAAATGTTGCAGACCAGGCCAATAAAGAAGGCTGGTTCATGGTTGAAAAAGAAAAGATTTTAGAGTGGGACCCTGATATTATATTTATTGACGAGGCAAATTTGGATCTTGTAAAACAGGATTACAAGAAAAACCCTGAGTTTTATAAATCACTTTCAGCTTTCAAATATGGCAAAGTCTACGGTCAGCTTCCTTACAATTTCTATTGGACCAACATTGACACTGTTTTGGCAAACACATTCTTTATTGCAAAGGTTGTGTATCCAGATAGATTCAAAGATGTTGACCCAATCAAGCGAGCAGATGAGATTTACAAATTCTTCTTAGGAAAGCCGCTTTATACCAAGATGGCAAAGAAATTTGGAGGGTTTGTGAAAATAAAGCTTGACTAAAAATTAAGAGCAAAGAGGTTTTATGAAGATGACTCAAGAAGTAGAGAAACACAAAAAACTAAAATCCCAGTACAAAAAGCTTGTTGCTGAGAAAGTGCTGTTTTTAATTACTATTGCTATCTTGACAGTGATACTTTCGGTATATGCAATATCCTCAGGTTCATCGGATTTGAGTTTTTCTGATGTTTTAAAGGCTTTTTTAGGGAGAAGTGATGAAAGAACAGCTCTTATAGTCTTTGACATAAGACTTGTAAGAGTTGTTGCGGCAATTTTGGCAGGGATTGGCCTTGCAATTGGAGGAGCTGCAATTCAGAGCCTTTTTCACAACCCCTTAGCTTCTCCTTTTACTCTTGGAATTTCACAAGGTGCTGCGTTTGGTGCGGCAATTGGAATAATTGTGCTGGGCGGCGGGGTAGCATCCTCTGCCGCCTCTGACTCTGTTACCATTTTGCATCCATCAGTGGTCGTTGTGTGTGCTTTTTTGGGGTCAATGTTATCAACTGGAGTAGTACTTGCTTTAGCACAAATAAAGAGGTTTTCACCAGAGGCAGTTGTGCTTTCTGGAGTTGCCTTGAGTTCTCTTTTTTCTGCCGCAACAACTATAATTCAGTATTTTGCATCAGATGTAAAGATTGCTGCGCTTGTGTTCTGGACATTTGGCGATATTGGAAGGGCGACATGGGATGATGTAAAGATTATGGCGGTTTTTGTAATTTTAGCATGGCTGTACTTTTTGGCAAATTCATGGAACTACAATGCAATTGCAAGTGGAGAAGATGTTGCAAAAAGCCTTGGTGTGAATGTTGAAAGAACAAGGTTTTTTGGGATTTTAGTAAGCAGCTTTATAACATCTGTAATTGTATCCTTCTTAGGAATTATAAGTTTTATATGCTTGGTAGCGCCTCACATAGCACGAAGGTTTATAGGGAATGACCAGAGGTTTTTGACTATGGCATCTGGTCTTGTAGGTGCGTTTTTGCTTCTTTTGTCAGACACAGTAGCAAGACTTATAATACAGCCAGTTGTTTTGCCAGTTGGCGCTGTGACATCTTTCCTTGGTGCACCGCTTTTTATGTATCTTTTAATCCGCGGAAAGAAGGTATGAAAAATGCTGAAAGTAGATAACCTTGAATTTAGCTTTAAAGACTTTCAGGTCTTAAGTGGGATTTCTTTTGAAGCAAAAAAGGGTGAGTTTGTGTCAATTTTAGGTAACAATGGAGCAGGGAAATCTACGCTTTTAAAGTGTATAGCAAAGCTTTTAAAGCCAAAAAGAGGAGTTGTGCTAATAGATGGTAAGAATGTGAATAGTTATTCATTGAACCAGCTTTCAAAAAATGTAGCATATGTTCCACAAAGATACACTACAAACAGAATAACAGTGTATGAGGCAATACTTCTTGGAAGAAAGCCGCATTTTACTGGACTTGCTCCTTGTTCAGAAGATTTGGAGAAGGTTGAAATGGCACTTGATATTTTTGATTTGAAACACCTTGCTTTCAGATACTTAGATGAGATAAGCGGTGGAGAACTTCAAAAAGTAGTGATTGCAAGAGCGTTTGTTCAAGAGCCCAAAGTCCTGCTTTTGGATGAGCCGATAAACAATCTTGACTTGAAGAATCAAATAGAGGTTTTAAGGATTTTAAGAAAACTTTCAAGGCAAGAAGAAATTTTAGTAGTTGTAATCTTACACGACTTGAATCTTGCCATTAGATTTTCTGATTGGTTCATCTTTATAAAAGACAAAAAGATATTTGCATCAGGTGGAAAAGAAATAATAACAGCTGATGTGATTTCGAAAGTATATGGGGTAGATGTAAAAGTGGAAAAACACAATGATGAAATTTTTGTTGTTCCAATAGTAGCTGCTGTTTAAACATAAGTTAATTTTTAAAAGGGGAGATTTAGGCATGATGGAACTTGTGAAAATAGGAATAATTCACAGTCCATATAAAACAAAAGAAGAGGCACCAAGGCAAGGTGCAGATTCAGAAGAAGTTTTCTATTTAGAGATATTTGAAAATTATATTGATGGTTTAAAGGATATCGAAGAGGCAAAGTACTTAATTGTTTTGTACTGGGGACATCAATCAAACAGGGACACTCTAATTACCAAGACACCCTTTTCAGATGTTCCCAAAGGTGTTTTTGCATGCAGGTCTCCAAACAGACCAAACCCAATACTTTTTAACGTTGCAGAGCTGATAGCTCGCAGAGGCAACGTTCTTGTTGTAAAAGGGCTTGATGCAATAGATGGTTCACCTGTAATAGATATAAAACCCTATTATGAAAGAATTGACATTCCCAAAGGGTTACAAGAAAAAATTTTTGAAGAACAAAGCAAATGACAAGCTTGAAAGGTGGTGTTAATATGACATGGGAAAAAGAACTTTTCTGGAAAAAGGCAGCTGAGTTTCACGGGCACATATGTCCAGGTCTTGCGATAGGATTTAGAGCATGTGAGGCAGCTATAAAAAGACTTTCTATAGATTTTTCTTCAGATGAAGAAATAGTTTGCATTACAGAAAATGATGCATGTGGAGTTGATGCTATTCAGGCAATTTTGGGATGTACTGCCGGCAAAGGTAATCTAATTTTCAAAGACAGAGGCAAACAGGCATTTACATTTTTCAGAAGAGATACAAATCAGGGTATTAGAATTGTGTTCAAGGGTTTTAATGAAAATAGGTCAAGAGAAGAAAACCTCCAGTATATTCTTGATGCGCCTTTAGATGAGATTTTTGAGTACAAAGAACCAAAAGATAAATTACCACAAAATGCACGTATTTTCAGGTCTTTGAAATGTGAAAATTGTGGAGAAAAAACAGCAGAGCACAGAATAAGAATTTTGGATGGAAAGTTTTTGTGTCTTGACTGCTATGAGGACTACTCAAGAGGATGGGGAAAATAGGGACTTTTGCTCATCCTCTTTTTTAAAGTCTCTTTTATATCCTCAATTATCTGAGAAAATATCTCTTTCATAGATAAATTCACAGTGCCAGGGATAAATATACCGTGAAGATTCAACGGGATTATGTATTTTTTGCAATCAAGGCTGAAAACTGAATATGCTATCTTTGCAGTAATTTCACCATTTATTCCGCCACAGGTAAGAATTCCAATAGGTCCAACAATTGCATCTGGCACAAAGTTTGTTAAAAAATAGACAATATCATCTTCACCACAATATCCGCTATCTGCCCCGTTTTTAAGCATATTTTGCATAGCAACTTCATTTGTTCCAAGTGCAACAACTTTTACATATTGCCCAAGCTCTTTTTTGAGTCTTTTTATAAATGTCCTTCCAAGACCAGCACCTTGCCCGTCCAAAACAGCTATTATCATTTTGCTAATTCATTCCTTTTTTAATTGCTTTGCAGCTCTTACTATTCAGGCAATTTAATTATAGTGGTTTTGAAGAGGGTTGTAAAGGAGGAATATCCGTTGTAATAATTCTTGATAATTAACATTTATTATAAATAAATCGTTTTTTTGGCAGTATAATCTCAAAACATGAGCCAATGCCAACTTTACTTGTGACATTTATTCTCCCCCTGTGAATTTTTACAATCCAATCGACAATGGAAAGGCCAAGTCCTATTCCTTCAGTTGACCTTGATTTGTCAACGCGATAGAACCTGTTGAATATAAAAGGAAGGTCTTCTTCAGGGATGCCAATACCTCCATCTTCAATTGTAATTTTGACTTCATTTTCTTGCTCTTCAATTTTTGCCAGAATCCATCCATCTTTTTTATTGTATTTTATTGCATTTTCAATGAGGTTTATAAAAAGCCTTGTTATAAGTGTTTGATCTCCTTCAATGAAAATGTCCTTATCACACTCTTTGTAAAGTTTTACACCCTTTTGCTGAGCAAACTCTTGCATCTCTTCCATGACATCTTCAACAATAATCCTTAAGTTTATCTTTTCAAAGTCGACCGGCCAGTTTCCTTCTTCGCACCTTGTAAGCATAAAAAGCTGCGAGATTATCTTGTTCATCTTTGAAATCTCTTTGTGTATTACATAAAGTACTTCCTTGTACTCATCTTGTGTTTTGCAGTCCTCTAAAGCTTCTTCCACTAATGCCTTGACTGTTGTAAGTGGTGTTCTTAACTCATGAGAGGCATCAGACAAAAACCGACGCTCTCTTTTGAATGCATTTTCTAACCTGTCAAGCATCTCATCAAATGTCATTGCAAGTCGACCTATCTCATCTTCTACCTTTGGAAAATTCAAGCGTTTGCTAAGGTCAGTGTGTCCAATTGTTCTTGCGGTTTTGGCAATATCATCAATTGGTTTTAATGCTTTTTTAGCAAGCAAATAACCGCCCCATATTGCAATTAAAAATGGCAGTGGAATGGACAGAAATATAACATTTTTTAAGTTTTGCAACACCCTTTTTGTAAGTGAAGGTCTTCCTATCCTCAGCCAGCCAATCATCCTGTTTTTATCGTCAAATAATCTCTGGTCATATATTAACCAATCCTTTTCGTTTATCTCTATCTTTCGGACCCTTTCTGACAAAGGTATACTTTCAACTGCCTTTGTAAAAAGATTACTTGTTTTATAAATTGGAATGCCATTTTTTGAGTATATTACAATCTGCACACCTGAACTGATGATTTTGTGCGACTCATTTACACTTATCTTTTGAGCTTTGGATATACTTACTCTTAGCGCAACCTCATCTGAAAAATCTTGAATGAAATTTTTTTCACCCACATAGAGTAGTTGGAGCATCAGAAGGTATACAAAGACACTGAAGAGAATTATAATCACCATCAACATTGCTGAGTACCATAGAGTCAGTTTTGTACGGATGTTAATATTTTTGGGAATCTTTTTCATCTTTTTTCATCCCTCAACATATACCCAACACCTCTTATTGTATGGATGAGCTTTTCAGGAAAACCATCGTCAATCTTTCTTCTGAGGTATCGTATATATACATCTACAATATTGGAAGTCCCTTCAAAGTCATAGTTCCAAACATGTTCAGCTATTTGTGAGCGTGTAAGTACTCTTCCTTTGTTTCTTGCCAAGTATTCCAAAACAGAATACTCTTTTGATGTAAGGTCAATTACCTTTCCTGCGCGTGTCACCTTTCTGGAATTGGTGTCTATTACAAGGTCTTTTATCTGGATAATTGGGTCTTTTATCTGGCTGTATCTTCTCAAAAGAGCCCTTACCCTTGCTAAAAGCTCATCAAAAGAAAATGGTTTTACAAGATAATCGTCTGCTCCGGCATCAAGCCCTGTTACCCTGTCTTCTATAGAATCCTTGGCAGTCAGACACAAAACAGGAGTCTGGACACCTTTGTTTCTCACAAGTTTTAGCAAAGTTATGCCGTCAATCTTAGGTAGCATTATGTCAAGGATTATTAAGTCATAGCTTGCAGTTTGGATAAAATTTAATCCCTCTTGTCCATCAAGTGCCATATCTACACTATAGCCTACTTCTTGAAGCCTTCTTGCTATTGTATTTGCTAAGGACTTTTGGTCTTCAATTACAAGAATTCTCATGGTAGAATATTCCTCACCCTTTTGTATAATAGTTTTTTTATTGGCTCAATTCTTTTTAGAAGATACACTTTGCAGCCTAAAATCAATTATAGCTCATAAAGGATTTCAGTAAATTAAAAAAATTTAATTCTGCTTTAAGAGTGTTTTAATGTAAAAGGCTTAAAATAAAAAATGCGTTTGGGAAAAATTTGATTTGTGAAAAGGAGGTGGAGTTTGGACATGAAAAGAAATTTAAGAGTACTAAAAAGAGTTTTGGCGATAGGGATTTTAGCCGCTTTTGTATTAGTAGGGATGCTGAGCTTTGCTGCAACAACAACCAGCACTCAAGCAAAACACACAGCTCAAAAAGCAACAGTGTTGAGCAGCACAAAGACAGGTGGAAAGGTTTCAAAACTTGCAAAGACCAATAAAACATCAAAAAGCGCTTCTAAAAAGTTTAGCCTAAGGAAAAAGAAAACAGCAACTTCAAAAAGTGCTACGTCTGTAAAGTCAACAGTTAAAGCTGCTGGTAAGTAACCTCCGAAAAAGTGCACTGCTACAATCCCAATAAAGATTTAAGGGACTGCCCTGTACTCAAGGTGCAGCCCCCTTTTTTATACTTTCACGTCCAAAACAGAAGTTGAAAAATTGCTCTGCAGATACGGTATAACTCCATTTTGAGGACTGTAACCATACATCATAATGTCTTGCAAAATAGGGATGTTCTTGCTTATGAGATTTTTTAGCTCATCTGTTGATAGTCCTTTGATCAAAAATGAGTAACTACTGGAGAGTATAGCAATGTCTTGCTCTTGAAAAGTTTGATATGATGTCAACACTCCTCGTAAGTAGTTTTAAAATTGAATTAGGGCATGAGTTTTCCATTCCGAGCCAAGGTAAGTATACAACCTTGGGCAGTAGAACGAGGAACCAGCTTAAACTAAGATTTAAGCTGGCCTCAACCAGCCAAATAGTTTAGACTTACCTGGAATGGAATAATAGTCTTTTGTGCGGGTATACGGAAATATGCTTCCGTTCCCAGGAGTGAATGTGCAGATAAATTCCATGCCCAGATAGAAAGAATTATATCAAAGTTAGTAAGGCTGGCAAGAGGCCAGCGGTAAATTAGAGTGTGGCCAAAGATTAGAAGCCACAAGCAGCAGGAAGTGATTTTAGGCTGCTTTCCTCTCAAAGAGGAAGTATTGGAAATGTTATTTTAAATTAATGAGACTTAAAATCTTATGTTAATCGAAACTTTGGTTGTTATTTTATTTAAATTTTTTTGATGTGCCTTACGAAAATAATTATACAAGCATTCCTGTAATGAACGAAAATGAGTGAAAATGAAGTGAAATGAGATTTGAAAAAGAAAAGGTACCTCCTGATAAAATATAGTTAAGTAAGTTCTAGAACTTACGAGAAATCATCACAAAAGGAGGTACCTACCTTGAAGTATACACAAAATGAGAAGATATTACAAGTCACAGAGAAAACATTAGTTGTAGGAGTAGATATAGCAAAGGAAAGGCATGTTGGCAGAGCATTTGATTTTAGAGGAGTGGAGCTTGGCAAGAGAAGAGACTTGTCAAGAATTTTGTGTTTCCAATTTATAACGTAAGTTGTAAAGTTGGGTTATGTTATTGATGCATTTTCTAATACTGGGAACTCCATTTTTCCATTTTGTACGGCGTAAGTTTTCTTCTTGTTAAGTAAATATTAATTTCTAAGACTTTGGCAGCCTTAAAAGTATCCACCTGAATTTACTTCTTTACTTTTCAATCATGCTGTTTACACGCAAGGCGGCGTCTGTAGCAAAGAATATGCTTCCTTAATTCCTCAGGGTATTTCATATGAACAGAATAAAACTCTGCTTTTTCTGATATTGCAGCAATAAAATCGAGGATATTTTGAAAGGTATCCATTACAAAGTTCTTTAAATTTCAGTACAGCTTCGTCAAAATCGGAGAAAGAAATTCTAAGTCTGTCTAAAATCCTGTTAAAAGCTGAAAGCTTTATCCTTTGTCATATGTTTTCTGCTATTTCATTGGAGGTGGACAAAAGCAAGCTCAAGGTCAGCAAGAGGATAAGCAAGTTTGGCAACATCTATAATACCAGGAAAGTCATCACTTATGACAATTAAAACTTCTTTAAGACCTCTTGTAATTAAATCGTCAAAAACTTTCATCCAATCAGCCTTATTTTCTTTGCCGAAGAAAGTGTAGACACCGAAAATGTCTTTTTTACCTTTCTTGAGTCGATACCGAGGCTGGCATTGCAAGTAGCTTGTTTAACCTTAGAATTATCCTTAACTTCACTTCTGAATAACCGTCGATGATGAGAGCAAAAGCACTTGTTGGTAGTTCTCTTTGTTTGAATAACTGAAGCTCATTTTTAAGGTCTTCTTTGATTTTTAGTATTTCATTTTCGGAATATGGAAGATTCAAAGCTTTTAAAGTTTGAATAAGGGAACGCTCAAAAATAACCATTGATGTACTTGCGACATAAGCAGGGAAGTAGATAAGCTATCAACTCTTTTGTAGCGGAAAGAAGAGGATAGAAGGTCGGAAATTCTAAGGGCGTGTGCGAGGGACAGAGATTTCAAACTACATAGCAGGTGTTGAAAGTTTTACTTCAATAAAAACCATTGCCTTTGTCATTGTCATTTTTAACAAGGGCTACTTTTCTTTCCGATAACATAAAGCAATCGAGCAAGTTTTACTTTTAGCTGTTTTAGAGCTGGGCGAGTAGGATCATCACAGGAAGCAATACATATTTAGCACTTGTTCGATAGCCATATTTTTAGCGGTCTCAAAAATTTCATTTTTCTCCATAATCGTGAACCCTTTGGTGATTATTTCAATACTAATTATACAGTGGACACAATTTTATTTTAACTCCCTGATATGTTTTTTGGCATTTTTATTACAACGGACATTGGAATATATTTTGAGGAAAAAAGGTAAAGAGATAAGTAGTGAAAGGATAATGGAAGCGATAGATTCAATGAATTTTATTGAAATAGAGATAAAAGGGAAGAAATATTTGATAAAGCAAAGGACAGAAGGAGGAGCTATAGACATCCTGAATGTGATGAAGATAAAGGGGCCGAAAAATTTCATCGCATATGAGGAAGGCTTAGAATTTATTGGTATTAGCAAATGATGTAGTGACAAAATTGAGGTCCAAATTTTGTCAATCCCAGTCCTTCCAAACTTTTTGAGTTTCAAACTGACAAAGTCAAGAAATGGTTTATCTTTGAATTCACTTTTTTTAACTAAAAGAGAAAAGGGCTCAAAAAGAAGATATTTTGTACTGAATTCATACGCAAGCTTACCAGTATCAAATGAATATGTCTTTTTACACCTCAATTAATATTTCTATTTTTGACTTTTTGGCGTAACAAGCTTATTTTGTATACATTATTTTTATTATTGTCCCAAACCCTTTTGGCAACTGGAAAATGCCTGTAGTTCAAAAAATATTAATGATTGAAAATTCTATATCAATATGGTACAACCAAAATTTCCTCATTATTTAGAGGATTATTAAAATACAAAATATTTGAACAAGGTTCGGTTTTTAGCAGTAATCTTTTATCATAAAGCGAAAAAAACTTAAAAATGGTGTTATTAGGCTGCAAATATTCCATTGTTACAAGGTAGCCATCACTTTCACAAATATCTATACATCTTTCTTTTTTGTTAAACTTAAATGTGTTGTAATTCTTAGTAACTATTTTTTCTCCTAAATAGAGAGCTTCTATAATACTTATTTCTTGATTTTCAAGTATTTCTCTTGCAATGTAAAGAACATCTTTTTTATCAATCTTCTTTACTTTAATAATTTTGTAATTAGTATAACTGGAATTTTCTAATATTTTTCCCCTGGTGGTACAAATAAGATGTGAAGAATTATTCTTCTCAAGAAGATTAATTTTGTAAAATTCAGATTTATTTTTATTAACATATGTTTTAAGATAGTAATAGTTATCATTCTCAATGAAATAAAAGGGTAAAACAGCATCGAATTGAGTACATGTAAAAGTGTATTTTTCGAAATCTACTGAATCTTTTAAAATATCAACTTTTAATTGTTCAATAGGATATATTATGTGCTTTTAAGTAAAATGATCGGTTGAAACAATATCACTTCCTTCTTTATTATTGACAAGGAGATCATGTTTTTCGGAATTTCCAAGGTTGCTAATTTCAAAAAATAAGTATTTAGAATCAAACAAATGTACTTGGACCACGTCGATATGTTTTATTTTTTTTGATAATCGAGAAGACAATAGATAATATTTTTTTGCTATAATGTCAATAAAAACAAACAATGGTTCAAACCTTTCTAATTGGTCTTTTTTACCTAAATATGGTATTAATTTCACGAAGATATATCTTTTATCTAATAATTTTGCATGTATTGAATATTTAGTTTTACAAAAAAGGCTGTTATCAAAGTCTTCCAATTCTAAAAGGAGAGGAATGTCTATTATATCCTCTTCTTCTAACTCAGAGTTCAGTTTTTTTATATGGAGTTTGAGACAAGAAGTAAAAGAGCTGTGAATTGTAAATATATCTTCGCACATATCATTATATAAAATTTTAACATCGTTGAAAACTTTAAAGTATTTAGATTTATATTTTTTAGTATCAATATAAAATACTCCCGTCTGATATAATTTAAATGGATGTTTATAAGTCCAACAAAAAATTTTATTATTTTTGTAAAGACAAAAGTTTGAAAATTCTATAGTATTATAATTTGATAAATATTCTTTTAAACTATCAAATAAGCAAATTTTCTTCAATTGGTTAACCTCCTTATAACATTCAGTATATTGGCATAGAGGCACCTATTTTTAAAAAATAAAATTTTAAGTA
The sequence above is drawn from the Caldicellulosiruptor bescii DSM 6725 genome and encodes:
- a CDS encoding sensor histidine kinase; the encoded protein is MKKIPKNINIRTKLTLWYSAMLMVIIILFSVFVYLLMLQLLYVGEKNFIQDFSDEVALRVSISKAQKISVNESHKIISSGVQIVIYSKNGIPIYKTSNLFTKAVESIPLSERVRKIEINEKDWLIYDQRLFDDKNRMIGWLRIGRPSLTKRVLQNLKNVIFLSIPLPFLIAIWGGYLLAKKALKPIDDIAKTARTIGHTDLSKRLNFPKVEDEIGRLAMTFDEMLDRLENAFKRERRFLSDASHELRTPLTTVKALVEEALEDCKTQDEYKEVLYVIHKEISKMNKIISQLFMLTRCEEGNWPVDFEKINLRIIVEDVMEEMQEFAQQKGVKLYKECDKDIFIEGDQTLITRLFINLIENAIKYNKKDGWILAKIEEQENEVKITIEDGGIGIPEEDLPFIFNRFYRVDKSRSTEGIGLGLSIVDWIVKIHRGRINVTSKVGIGSCFEIILPKKRFIYNKC
- a CDS encoding ABC transporter ATP-binding protein, with product MLKVDNLEFSFKDFQVLSGISFEAKKGEFVSILGNNGAGKSTLLKCIAKLLKPKRGVVLIDGKNVNSYSLNQLSKNVAYVPQRYTTNRITVYEAILLGRKPHFTGLAPCSEDLEKVEMALDIFDLKHLAFRYLDEISGGELQKVVIARAFVQEPKVLLLDEPINNLDLKNQIEVLRILRKLSRQEEILVVVILHDLNLAIRFSDWFIFIKDKKIFASGGKEIITADVISKVYGVDVKVEKHNDEIFVVPIVAAV
- a CDS encoding FecCD family ABC transporter permease, whose product is MTQEVEKHKKLKSQYKKLVAEKVLFLITIAILTVILSVYAISSGSSDLSFSDVLKAFLGRSDERTALIVFDIRLVRVVAAILAGIGLAIGGAAIQSLFHNPLASPFTLGISQGAAFGAAIGIIVLGGGVASSAASDSVTILHPSVVVVCAFLGSMLSTGVVLALAQIKRFSPEAVVLSGVALSSLFSAATTIIQYFASDVKIAALVFWTFGDIGRATWDDVKIMAVFVILAWLYFLANSWNYNAIASGEDVAKSLGVNVERTRFFGILVSSFITSVIVSFLGIISFICLVAPHIARRFIGNDQRFLTMASGLVGAFLLLLSDTVARLIIQPVVLPVGAVTSFLGAPLFMYLLIRGKKV
- a CDS encoding FmdE family protein; the encoded protein is MTWEKELFWKKAAEFHGHICPGLAIGFRACEAAIKRLSIDFSSDEEIVCITENDACGVDAIQAILGCTAGKGNLIFKDRGKQAFTFFRRDTNQGIRIVFKGFNENRSREENLQYILDAPLDEIFEYKEPKDKLPQNARIFRSLKCENCGEKTAEHRIRILDGKFLCLDCYEDYSRGWGK
- a CDS encoding iron ABC transporter substrate-binding protein, whose product is MRSKSFCSDYFRASKKAISILLILSLFLLIVLNTFSGQAKQEKPSQKLVITDLLGRKVEIEDKKNKRIVAIGPGALRLVLYVDGTKNIVGVENAEKAWEEGSRTYIMAYPQLKKLPTIGQGGADSSPDPEKLISVKPDVIFAASFLDKAKADALQAKTKIPVVVLDYGTKLLFDENVYKSLRLIGKIVGKQQRAEDLINYMQRCKAFFNERTRNIPASKKPRMYVGAISFKGGHGFESTMGKYFPFLVINAVNVADQANKEGWFMVEKEKILEWDPDIIFIDEANLDLVKQDYKKNPEFYKSLSAFKYGKVYGQLPYNFYWTNIDTVLANTFFIAKVVYPDRFKDVDPIKRADEIYKFFLGKPLYTKMAKKFGGFVKIKLD
- a CDS encoding DUF3842 family protein, whose protein sequence is MIIAVLDGQGAGLGRTFIKRLKKELGQYVKVVALGTNEVAMQNMLKNGADSGYCGEDDIVYFLTNFVPDAIVGPIGILTCGGINGEITAKIAYSVFSLDCKKYIIPLNLHGIFIPGTVNLSMKEIFSQIIEDIKETLKKRMSKSPYFPHPLE
- the tsaA gene encoding tRNA (N6-threonylcarbamoyladenosine(37)-N6)-methyltransferase TrmO, whose amino-acid sequence is MELVKIGIIHSPYKTKEEAPRQGADSEEVFYLEIFENYIDGLKDIEEAKYLIVLYWGHQSNRDTLITKTPFSDVPKGVFACRSPNRPNPILFNVAELIARRGNVLVVKGLDAIDGSPVIDIKPYYERIDIPKGLQEKIFEEQSK
- a CDS encoding response regulator transcription factor, which encodes MRILVIEDQKSLANTIARRLQEVGYSVDMALDGQEGLNFIQTASYDLIILDIMLPKIDGITLLKLVRNKGVQTPVLCLTAKDSIEDRVTGLDAGADDYLVKPFSFDELLARVRALLRRYSQIKDPIIQIKDLVIDTNSRKVTRAGKVIDLTSKEYSVLEYLARNKGRVLTRSQIAEHVWNYDFEGTSNIVDVYIRYLRRKIDDGFPEKLIHTIRGVGYMLRDEKR